The proteins below come from a single Oryzias latipes chromosome 14, ASM223467v1 genomic window:
- the LOC101161498 gene encoding claudin-4-like, protein MASQSLQILGVFLALIGWLGTIITCAMPMWRVTAFVGANIVTAQVIWEGLWMTCAVQSTGQMQCKMYDSMLALPQDTQAARAMVIISVVVGVFGVMMSVVGAKCTNCMEDEVSKAKACIVSGVIFIVAALLIMIPVSWSAHTIIRDFYNPLVVEAQRRELGAALYIGWGSAGLLLLGGGMLCNNCPPKDDRLFLPAKFAHARTASSNVDYV, encoded by the coding sequence ATGGCTTCTCAAAGTCTTCAGATCTTAGGTGTCTTCCTGGCCCTAATTGGTTGGCTGGGTACCATCATCACCTGCGCCATGCCCATGTGGAGAGTCACAGCTTTTGTCGGGGCAAACATCGTCACGGCCCAGGTGATTTGGGAAGGCTTGTGGATGACCTGTGCGGTGCAAAGCACGGGGCAGATGCAGTGTAAAATGTACGACTCCATGCTGGCTCTTCCTCAAGATACACAGGCTGCCAGAGCCATGGTGATCATCTCAGTGGTTGTTGGCGTGTTTGGCGTGATGATGTCTGTAGTTGGTGCCAAGTGCACCAACTGCATGGAGGACGAAGTGTCTAAAGCCAAAGCCTGCATCGTGTCTGGAGTGATTTTTATAGTAGCTGCTCTGCTGATCATGATTCCAGTATCGTGGTCGGCTCACACAATCATCAGGGACTTCTACAACCCGCTGGTGGTTGAAGCTCAGAGAAGGGAGCTTGGCGCTGCACTGTACATCGGTTGGGGCTCTGCTGGTCTTTTGCTGCTGGGAGGGGGCATGCTCTGCAACAACTGTCCCCCAAAAGACGACAGACTCTTCCTGCCAGCCAAGTTTGCCCATGCAAGAACCGCTTC
- the LOC101163922 gene encoding claudin-4-like, with translation MRGCSVCLSSRIHCLSLASFIICECWSNILTQHRTGKSLRSSKRVFRFRVFGLLFAAIQRGIMSMGLEIAGISLGFTGFIGAIIICALPQWRTSAFIGSNIVTAQVIWEGLWMNCVTQSTGQMQCKMYDSMLALSPDLQASRAMTVVAIILGVLGVLISIVGAKCTNCIEDESAKAKVMIISGIFFILAGLLVLIPVSSSANTIIRDFYNPLVVEALKREVGASLYIGWGAAALLLIGGALLCTRCPPKEEKYKPIRMAYSAPDSITTGEGLSWCLCQTPPPYSSALSGRDQLTPLISSTTAS, from the exons ATGAGAGGATGTTCCGTCTGTCTCTCCTCAAGAATCCATTGTCTTTCTTTAGCCTCATTTATAATCTGTGAGTGTTGGTCTAACATTTTAACCCAACACAGAACAGGAAAATCTTTGCGGTCTTCTAAAAGAGTTTTTCGTTTTCGAGTTTTTGGACTCCTGTTTGCTGCCATACAAAGAGGAATCATGTCGATGGGTTTGGAAATAGCGGGCATTTCTCTTGGATTCACTGGATTCATCGGTGCAATCATAATATGCGCCTTGCCTCAGTGGAGGACGTCGGCTTTCATAGGATCCAACATTGTCACCGCTCAGGTCATCTGGGAGGGCTTATGGATGAACTGTGTCACTCAGAGCACAGGCCAGATGCAATGCAAGATGTATGATTCTATGCTGGCGTTATCTCCTGACCTGCAGGCCTCCAGAGCAATGACAGTCGTAGCCATTATACTCGGAGTGCTAGGGGTGTTGATCTCTATTGTTGGAGCCAAGTGCACCAACTGCATTGAAGATGAATCAGCAAAGGCCAAAGTGATGATCATTTCTGGGATCTTCTTCATCCTTGCCGGACTTCTGGTCCTCATCCCTGTCTCCTCGAGTGCGAACACCATTATCCGGGATTTTTACAACCCACTAGTGGTAGAAGCGCTGAAGAGGGAGGTCGGAGCATCGCTCTACATTGGCTGGGGAGCAGCTGCCCTTCTTCTGATTGGAGGGGCTTTGCTGTGCACCAGGTGTCCACCAAAAGAGGAGAAATACAAGCCAATAAGAATGGCTTACTCTGCACCGGACAGCATCACTACAG GTGAGggattgtcatggtgcctctgtcagactcctcccccctacTCCTCTGCTCTCTCCGGACGTGACCAGCTGactccactcatctcatcaacaaccgcttcttaa
- the LOC101160997 gene encoding claudin-4, whose protein sequence is MASLGLELTGISLAVLGWLLSVLSCALPMWRVTAFIGANIVTAQVYWEGLWMSCVFQSTGQMQCKVYDSMLALPQDLQAARALTIITIVIGVVAVLISMVGAKCTNCTEGEGVKARVMIGSGVAFIAASLAQLVPVCWSANTIVREFYSPIIPAAQKMEIGASLYVGWAASALLLIGGSILCCSCPPREDKAMRYSIPPVSRMAYSAAPRSTAQSSYTRKDYV, encoded by the coding sequence ATGGCGTCTTTGGGACTTGAATTGACTGGTATCAGCCTGGCAGTGCTAGGGTGGCTACTGAGTGTGCTGAGCTGTGCTCTACCTATGTGGAGGGTCACTGCTTTCATTGGCGCCAACATCGTCACAGCTCAGGTGTACTGGGAGGGTCTGTGGATGAGCTGTGTGTTCCAGAGTACGGGACAGATGCAATGTAAAGTCTACGACTCAATGCTGGCTCTGCCTCAGGACCTGCAGGCTGCCAGGGCtctcaccatcatcaccatcgtCATAGGAGTGGTGGCTGTCCTCATTTCCATGGTGGGGGCAAAGTGCACCAACTGCACTGAAGGGGAGGGGGTGAAAGCCAGAGTGATGATTGGTTCGGGGGTGGCGTTCATCGCTGCGTCACTGGCACAGCTCGTCCCCGTTTGCTGGTCGGCAAACACCATCGTTAGGGAGTTCTACAGCCCCATCATTCCCGCTGCGCAGAAAATGGAGATCGGTGCATCGTTGTACGTGGGATGGGCTGCCTCAGCCTTGCTTCTGATTGGCGGGTCGATCCTGTGCTGCAGCTGCCCCCCACGGGAAGATAAAGCAATGAGGTACAGCATTCCTCCTGTAAGTCGGATGGCCTACTCCGCTGCTCCGAGGTCGACAGCTCAAAGCTCCTACACCAGGAAAGACTATGTGTGA
- the LOC101161257 gene encoding claudin-4-like, giving the protein MVSAGFQILGAALGILGWIGAILTCALPMWRVTAFIGSNIVTAQITWEGIWMSCVVQSTGQMQCKVYDSMLALSSDLQAARALTVISIVVGILAILLSVAGGKCTNCVEDQTSKAKVGIGAGVGFIVAGILCLIPVCWTANTIIQNFYSPLLSNAQKYELGASLYIGWGTSALMLIGGGMLCSNCPKNEDNYTAKYAAARSDISSPPGKLSTQYV; this is encoded by the coding sequence ATGGTTTCTGCAGGTTTCCAGATCTTGGGTGCTGCTTTGGGGATCCTGGGCTGGATTGGTGCCATCCTTACGTGCGCTTTACCCATGTGGAGAGTCACGGCTTTTATTGGCAGCAACATTGTGACAGCGCAGATCACCTGGGAGGGAATCTGGATGAGCTGTGTGGTCCAGAGCACAGGTCAGATGCAGTGTAAGGTCTATGACTCCATGCTGGCCCTCTCTTCTGACCTTCAGGCTGCTCGCGCCTTGACTGTCATCTCTATTGTGGTGGGCATCTTGGCCATCCTGCTTTCTGTAGCTGGGGGAAAATGCACCAACTGTGTGGAGGATCAAACATCCAAAGCCAAAGTCGGCATTGGCGCTGGGGTGGGGTTCATCGTCGCTGGAATCCTCTGCCTGATTCCAGTCTGCTGGACGGCCAACACTATCATCCAGAACTTCTACAGCCCTCTCCTGAGTAACGCTCAGAAGTACGAGCTGGGGGCATCGCTTTACATCGGATGGGGTACGTCTGCTCTGATGCTGATTGGAGGGGGAATGCTCTGTTCCAACTGCCCCAAAAATGAAGACAACTACACAGCAAAATACGCTGCTGCAAGATCTGACATCTCATCACCACCTGGGAAACTTTCTACACAATACGTCTAA
- the LOC101160501 gene encoding claudin-3-like, producing the protein MSMGLELAGISLGFIGFIGAIIICVLPQWRTTAFIGSNIVTSQVTWEGLWMNCVIQSTGQMQCKMYDSMLALPQDLQASRAMTVVAIIFGVLGVLISILGAKCTNCIEDETGKAKVMIISGIFFILAGLLVLIPVSWSANAIIRDFYNPLLAETQKREMGASLYIGWGAAALLLIGGAVLCTRCPPKEEKYKPTRMAYSAPRGITTGGGYDRKDYV; encoded by the coding sequence ATGTCGATGGGTTTGGAATTAGCGGGCATTTCTCTTGGATTCATTGGATTCATCGGTGCAATAATAATATGCGTCTTGCCTCAGTGGAGGACGACGGCTTTCATAGGATCCAACATTGTCACCTCTCAGGTTACCTGGGAGGGCTTATGGATGAACTGTGTCATTCAGAGCACAGGCCAGATGCAATGCAAGATGTATGATTCTATGCTGGCGTTACCTCAAGACCTGCAGGCCTCCAGAGCAATGACAGTCGTAGCCATTATATTCGGAGTGCTAGGGGTGTTGATCTCTATTCTTGGAGCCAAGTGCACCAactgcattgaagatgaaacaggAAAGGCCAAAGTGATGATCATTTCTGGGATCTTCTTCATTCTCGCCGGCCTTCTGGTCCTCATCCCTGTCTCCTGGAGTGCGAACGCCATTATCCGGGATTTTTACAACCCACTACTGGCAGAAACTCAGAAGAGGGAGATGGGAGCATCGCTCTACATTGGCTGGGGAGCAGCTGCCCTTCTTTTGATTGGAGGGGCTGTGCTGTGCACCAGGTGTCCACCAAAAGAGGAGAAATACAAGCCAACGAGAATGGCCTACTCTGCACCACGCGGCATCACTACAGGTGGAGGATATGACAGAAAGGACTATGTTTAA
- the LOC101160754 gene encoding claudin-3, whose product MSMGLELVGICLGFIGFIGAIIICILPQWRTTAFIGSNIVTAQVIWEGLWMNCVTQSTGQMQCKIYDSMLALPQDLQASRAMTVVAIILGVLGVLISIVGAKCTNCIEDETGKAKVMIISGIFFILAGLLVLIPVSWSASAIIRDFYNPVVVEALKREVGASLYIGWGAAALLLIGGALLCTRCPPKEEKYKPTRMAYSAPRSVSAGGGYDKKDYV is encoded by the coding sequence ATGTCGATGGGTTTGGAATTGGTGGGCATTTGTCTTGGATTCATTGGATTCATCGGTGCAATAATAATATGCATCTTGCCTCAGTGGAGGACGACGGCTTTCATAGGATCCAACATCGTCACCGCTCAGGTCATCTGGGAGGGCTTATGGATGAACTGTGTCACTCAGAGCACAGGCCAGATGCAATGCAAGATATATGATTCTATGCTGGCGTTACCTCAAGACCTGCAGGCCTCCAGAGCAATGACAGTCGTGGCCATTATACTCGGAGTGCTAGGGGTGTTGATCTCTATTGTTGGAGCCAAGTGCACCAactgcattgaagatgaaacaggAAAGGCCAAAGTGATGATCATTTCTGGGATCTTCTTTATCCTCGCCGGCCTTCTGGTCCTCATTCCTGTCTCCTGGAGTGCGAGCGCCATTATCCGGGATTTTTACAACCCAGTAGTGGTAGAAGCGCTGAAGAGGGAGGTCGGAGCATCGCTCTACATTGGCTGGGGAGCAGCTGCCCTTCTCCTGATTGGAGGGGCTTTGCTGTGCACCAGGTGTCCACCAAAAGAGGAGAAATACAAGCCAACAAGAATGGCCTACTCTGCACCACGCAGCGTCAGTGCAGGTGGAGGATATGACAAAAAGGACTATGTTTAA